In a genomic window of Shouchella clausii:
- a CDS encoding BMP family lipoprotein has protein sequence MKKWIKALSVGLASVVVLGACGQGDGSENNAGSEGGGESSDFTAKMVTDVSGIDDKSFNQFSWEGLKAFGEANGLEEGKNYDYVQSSTAQDFEPNLRALTRENTDISWAIGFLMADAVKTVAQQNEDAQLAIIDSVVTDDNGDPLSNVANITFKEHEGSFLVGVAAGLQTETNKVGFIGGVESELIKKFENGFKAGVHAVNPDAEVIVQYAEVFTDPQKGQQLANTMYTTGADVIYHSAGNTGNGLFTEAINRVKNGEQVWAIGVDKDQYEEGVYEGDQSVTLTSMIKRVDTAVQDVTQQTMDGNFPGGEILEYGIEDDGIDYATTGDNLSPEIIESMDDYMQQILDGELEVPKTDDEFNEFAG, from the coding sequence GTGAAAAAATGGATCAAGGCATTATCGGTTGGTCTCGCATCGGTTGTTGTGCTAGGTGCTTGTGGACAAGGCGATGGTTCGGAAAACAATGCGGGTTCAGAAGGTGGAGGAGAAAGTTCGGATTTTACTGCGAAAATGGTAACAGACGTTAGTGGCATTGACGATAAATCGTTCAACCAATTTTCTTGGGAAGGCTTGAAAGCGTTTGGCGAAGCCAACGGGTTGGAAGAAGGCAAAAACTATGACTACGTACAGTCAAGCACGGCCCAAGACTTTGAACCGAATTTGCGCGCTCTTACACGGGAAAACACGGACATTAGCTGGGCGATCGGCTTTCTAATGGCGGATGCTGTCAAAACAGTGGCGCAGCAAAACGAAGATGCACAATTAGCGATCATTGACTCAGTCGTAACAGATGACAATGGCGATCCATTAAGCAACGTAGCAAATATTACATTTAAAGAGCATGAAGGCTCCTTCTTAGTGGGCGTTGCGGCAGGCTTGCAAACGGAAACGAATAAAGTCGGCTTTATCGGCGGCGTTGAAAGCGAGTTAATTAAGAAGTTTGAAAACGGCTTTAAAGCAGGCGTTCATGCGGTGAACCCTGATGCAGAAGTGATTGTCCAATATGCGGAGGTATTTACTGACCCGCAAAAAGGACAGCAGCTTGCCAACACGATGTATACGACAGGCGCAGATGTCATTTACCATTCAGCGGGGAACACAGGGAACGGCCTGTTTACAGAAGCGATTAACCGTGTCAAAAATGGCGAACAAGTATGGGCGATCGGCGTTGATAAAGACCAATATGAAGAAGGCGTCTATGAGGGCGACCAATCCGTTACACTTACGTCGATGATCAAACGTGTTGATACGGCGGTCCAAGATGTGACACAGCAAACGATGGACGGCAACTTCCCTGGTGGCGAAATCCTTGAATACGGAATTGAAGATGATGGAATTGATTACGCGACGACTGGCGATAACTTAAGCCCTGAAATCATCGAAAGCATGGACGATTACATGCAGCAAATTCTTGACGGTGAGCTGGAAGTGCCAAAAACCGATGACGAGTTTAATGAATTTGCCGGATAA
- a CDS encoding ABC transporter permease, which translates to MDVLALIVSTTIYSAAPLMLAALGGLFSERSGVVNIGLEGLMVIGAFSVIVTTLTLEAAGVGALSVWIGLLVAAVVGALFSLFHAVASIHFQADQVVSGVALNFLAVGLSVYIINLLYGSGQTAYIENRFYRFNIPGLSDIPVIGPLFFSNVYATSFLAFGLAFLVYYVIYYRPFGLRLRSVGEHPQAADTMGIRVIKMRYIGVMLSGVFAGLGGAVFAATFSGNFSATTITGQGFMALAALIFGKWHPLGVIGATLFFGLAQALGVVGQQLPFLSDVPPVFLLIAPYVLTILALAGFVGRAEGPKALGKPYIKGSR; encoded by the coding sequence ATGGATGTGCTCGCGCTAATTGTTTCAACGACGATTTATTCTGCTGCCCCTTTAATGCTTGCTGCTCTAGGCGGCTTGTTTAGTGAACGTTCAGGCGTCGTCAACATTGGCCTAGAAGGGTTGATGGTGATAGGGGCATTTTCTGTCATCGTCACAACGCTCACTCTCGAAGCGGCAGGGGTAGGTGCTCTATCTGTTTGGATCGGGTTGCTTGTCGCTGCTGTGGTCGGCGCGCTGTTTTCATTGTTTCATGCAGTCGCCTCGATCCATTTCCAAGCAGACCAAGTCGTAAGTGGCGTTGCCTTGAACTTTCTTGCAGTTGGCCTTTCGGTCTATATTATCAATTTGCTTTACGGCAGCGGGCAAACCGCTTATATCGAAAACCGGTTTTACCGTTTTAACATTCCAGGTTTAAGTGACATTCCTGTCATCGGACCGTTGTTTTTTTCAAATGTGTATGCAACATCCTTTCTTGCGTTTGGACTTGCCTTTCTCGTTTATTATGTCATTTATTATCGGCCGTTTGGCTTGCGTCTCCGCTCTGTCGGCGAACATCCACAGGCCGCGGACACAATGGGCATACGAGTAATCAAGATGCGCTATATCGGCGTCATGTTGTCGGGCGTGTTTGCCGGCCTTGGCGGCGCTGTTTTTGCAGCGACGTTTAGCGGTAATTTTTCAGCAACTACGATCACAGGCCAAGGATTTATGGCACTGGCGGCGTTAATCTTTGGCAAATGGCACCCTCTTGGCGTAATTGGCGCAACGTTGTTCTTTGGACTGGCCCAAGCACTTGGTGTAGTCGGCCAACAGCTGCCGTTTCTTTCTGATGTGCCGCCTGTATTTTTGCTAATTGCCCCTTACGTGCTGACGATTTTAGCCCTTGCCGGTTTTGTTGGCCGGGCAGAAGGTCCAAAAGCGTTAGGCAAGCCTTATATAAAAGGATCGCGCTAA
- a CDS encoding ABC transporter permease, translating into MLAGKAMHVAIPLLAILLGLLVGAIVMVITGHNPIEAYGALVAGIFGSSYYFGEMIRTMTPLILGGLAVAFAYRTGLFNIGVEGQLIVGWLASVYVGAAFEAPMAIHLPLSIAAAAVAGALWALVPGILKAKLHVHEVIVSIMMNYIALYTANAIIRTYLLIPGERTESIYPSASLASPFFQSLTEYSRLHYGFLIAVAACLFMWFFLWKTTAGYELRAVGLNANASTYAGMNVSRNIILSMAISGAFAGLAGAAEGLGTFGYMSILSGFTGVGFEGIAVALLGTNTALGVFLSAFLFGGLKTGALTMNQQTNVPTELISIVIALIIFFVASSYVVRLMLLKRKKGDK; encoded by the coding sequence TTGCTGGCCGGAAAAGCTATGCATGTCGCCATTCCCCTTCTTGCCATCCTGCTCGGGCTGCTTGTCGGCGCCATCGTGATGGTCATCACGGGCCATAATCCGATTGAAGCGTATGGGGCATTGGTAGCAGGTATTTTTGGCAGCAGCTATTATTTTGGCGAAATGATTCGGACGATGACACCGCTTATATTAGGGGGACTCGCTGTTGCATTTGCTTACCGGACAGGGCTGTTTAACATTGGCGTGGAAGGGCAACTGATTGTCGGTTGGCTTGCCTCTGTTTACGTTGGAGCCGCTTTTGAAGCGCCGATGGCCATCCACCTCCCACTTTCTATTGCCGCTGCGGCGGTAGCCGGGGCGCTGTGGGCACTTGTTCCCGGCATCTTAAAAGCAAAGCTTCATGTCCATGAAGTCATTGTCAGCATTATGATGAACTATATTGCATTGTATACCGCCAATGCGATCATTCGCACTTACTTGCTTATACCTGGCGAGCGGACAGAAAGCATTTATCCTTCTGCCTCATTGGCTTCGCCATTCTTTCAGTCTCTTACGGAATATTCACGGCTGCACTATGGCTTTTTAATCGCAGTGGCCGCGTGTTTGTTTATGTGGTTCTTTTTATGGAAAACGACAGCGGGCTATGAGCTTCGCGCAGTTGGTTTAAATGCAAATGCTTCCACTTATGCAGGAATGAATGTTAGCCGCAATATTATTCTTTCGATGGCTATTTCTGGCGCATTTGCCGGACTGGCAGGAGCGGCAGAAGGCTTAGGAACTTTTGGATACATGAGCATTCTTTCAGGCTTTACAGGCGTTGGTTTTGAAGGCATTGCCGTTGCACTACTAGGTACCAATACAGCGCTTGGCGTGTTCTTGTCTGCCTTTTTATTCGGAGGCTTGAAAACAGGCGCATTGACAATGAACCAGCAAACCAATGTGCCGACAGAACTGATTAGCATCGTCATTGCACTGATTATTTTCTTTGTCGCTTCAAGCTATGTTGTTCGCCTGATGCTTCTGAAGCGGAAAAAGGGGGATAAGTAA
- a CDS encoding immunoglobulin-like domain-containing protein — protein MNRFRNIVLAAISTSVAVTLVSCGQDTANIQGADSPSNSNQQTHLDDEATWAKGHGELPSKIGDGLTDTLAVDATFTDLFDIKEEVWQQTEYDLPTGVWFSQEENRPIRGYGLTSGTQQAGSKLEIIFFGHTMDGEPVERDVRVQLTERDGIAKSALIDEDIIYVDKVKSSGTEIYENTLPEKENAAYLLSVEMLNAGGEVEDTKLSYIYVPIPEANATLAFTESVYSASDSSATLVLHNEGPVPLSLGVDYTIEKQVGQEWRTVPLEMAFIEIGVELPIGGEHRDDIEIGGLSPGKYRAVKEVWAHGIDSSFTLAAEFEIK, from the coding sequence ATGAACCGTTTTCGAAACATTGTGCTTGCCGCTATATCGACAAGTGTGGCAGTCACACTTGTTAGTTGCGGCCAAGACACAGCGAATATACAGGGAGCAGACTCACCGTCTAATTCCAATCAACAGACTCATCTTGATGATGAAGCAACTTGGGCAAAAGGGCATGGCGAATTGCCGTCTAAAATCGGCGATGGTTTAACCGATACGCTTGCTGTAGATGCTACTTTTACCGATTTATTTGACATTAAAGAGGAGGTTTGGCAGCAAACGGAATATGATTTGCCAACTGGCGTTTGGTTTTCACAAGAAGAAAATCGCCCAATAAGAGGATATGGCCTTACTTCAGGAACCCAACAAGCCGGCAGCAAACTTGAAATTATCTTTTTTGGCCATACAATGGACGGAGAACCGGTAGAGCGTGATGTCCGCGTTCAGTTGACGGAACGGGATGGAATTGCGAAAAGCGCCTTAATTGATGAAGACATCATTTATGTAGACAAGGTAAAGTCGAGCGGAACCGAAATCTATGAGAACACGCTGCCTGAAAAAGAGAATGCAGCCTATTTATTGAGCGTTGAAATGTTAAATGCTGGTGGCGAAGTAGAAGATACCAAACTGTCTTATATCTATGTCCCGATTCCTGAAGCGAATGCGACACTGGCATTTACCGAAAGCGTTTATTCAGCTAGTGATTCATCGGCAACACTTGTTTTGCATAACGAAGGCCCTGTCCCATTATCTTTAGGTGTCGATTATACGATTGAAAAACAAGTTGGCCAAGAGTGGCGAACGGTGCCGCTAGAAATGGCTTTTATTGAAATTGGCGTCGAATTGCCAATCGGTGGCGAGCACCGTGACGACATTGAAATTGGGGGACTTAGCCCAGGTAAGTACAGAGCGGTAAAAGAAGTATGGGCACACGGGATCGATTCTAGTTTCACGCTTGCGGCGGAGTTTGAGATAAAATAA
- the ligA gene encoding NAD-dependent DNA ligase LigA, which translates to MDKHQAEKRLKELRLLLEDYGYHYYVLDKPKVPDSEYDRLMNELLQLEADYPDLVTEDSPSVRIGGPPAPSFNKVAHRVPMMSLSNAFNEEDLRAFDRRVRQAVGEHVSYVCELKFDGLAVSLTYENGKLVRGATRGDGTIGEDITNNLKTVPAIPLRLKQPYSIEVRGEAYMPKASFERLNEAKEQAGEEKFANPRNAAAGSLRQLDPKIAAKRNLSLFAYSIGEVEGKNVQTHFDSLMFLKELGFKVNEEAAECQTIEDVIAYTEKWSERRHELPYEIDGVVVKVNSLADHEKLGFTAKSPRWATAFKFPAEEVLTVLRDIELNVGRTGVVTPTALLDPVLVAGTTVRRASLHNEDLIREKDVKLGDTVIVKKAGDIIPEVVGVLTDKRTGEEVDFHMPTECPECHSVLERLEGEVALRCLNPKCPAQIREGLIHFVSRNAMNIDGLGEKVISQLFLHQLIADVADLYLLKRDELLQLERMGEKSVDNLLAAIEASKENSLERLLFGLGIRFVGAKAAKTLAYEFETMERLQEATFEQLLAVNEIGEKMADSIVSYFQKPEVSTLLEKLANAGVNMTYTGPKKAAMDEEDGVFAGKTVVLTGKLSQWTRKEAQEKIEALGGTVTNSVSKKTDLVVAGEDAGSKRKKAESIGIEIWTEEQFTQAVEQSEQ; encoded by the coding sequence ATGGACAAGCACCAAGCAGAAAAACGGCTTAAAGAGCTGCGCCTCCTATTGGAGGACTATGGCTACCATTATTATGTGCTCGACAAGCCTAAAGTCCCCGACTCGGAGTATGACCGCCTCATGAATGAATTGCTTCAACTTGAGGCCGATTATCCAGATTTGGTTACGGAAGACTCACCAAGCGTACGCATTGGCGGGCCGCCGGCTCCGTCCTTTAACAAAGTGGCCCATCGAGTGCCGATGATGAGCTTGTCCAATGCCTTCAATGAGGAAGATTTGCGCGCGTTTGACCGCCGCGTCCGCCAAGCGGTAGGCGAACACGTCTCCTACGTGTGCGAATTAAAATTTGATGGCCTTGCTGTATCGCTCACGTATGAAAACGGAAAGCTCGTCCGCGGTGCGACCCGTGGGGACGGAACGATTGGCGAGGATATAACAAACAATTTGAAAACCGTTCCCGCCATCCCTTTGCGGTTAAAACAGCCTTATTCGATCGAAGTCCGCGGCGAAGCATATATGCCAAAAGCATCATTTGAACGTTTAAACGAAGCAAAAGAACAGGCCGGGGAAGAAAAATTCGCCAACCCTCGTAATGCGGCAGCTGGCTCCTTACGCCAGCTCGACCCTAAAATTGCCGCCAAACGGAATTTGTCGTTATTTGCTTACTCAATTGGCGAAGTCGAAGGCAAAAACGTGCAAACGCATTTTGACAGCTTGATGTTTTTGAAAGAACTCGGCTTTAAAGTAAACGAAGAAGCAGCGGAGTGCCAAACGATTGAAGACGTCATTGCCTATACAGAAAAATGGAGCGAACGGCGCCATGAGCTTCCTTATGAAATTGATGGAGTCGTCGTGAAAGTCAATTCCTTGGCCGACCATGAAAAACTAGGCTTTACAGCAAAGAGTCCCCGGTGGGCAACGGCATTTAAGTTTCCTGCTGAAGAAGTGCTGACGGTTTTACGCGATATTGAACTAAATGTCGGCCGCACAGGCGTGGTAACGCCGACTGCCCTATTAGATCCAGTACTTGTCGCAGGAACAACCGTAAGGCGGGCTTCCTTGCATAACGAAGATTTGATCCGCGAGAAGGACGTCAAGCTTGGCGATACGGTCATAGTCAAAAAAGCAGGTGACATCATTCCAGAAGTCGTTGGCGTTTTGACGGATAAACGAACAGGCGAGGAAGTCGACTTTCATATGCCGACAGAGTGTCCAGAGTGCCACAGCGTTTTGGAACGTTTGGAAGGGGAAGTGGCGTTGCGCTGTTTAAACCCGAAGTGCCCAGCGCAAATTCGTGAAGGGCTCATCCACTTTGTATCACGGAATGCGATGAACATCGACGGCCTTGGCGAAAAAGTAATCAGCCAATTGTTTTTGCATCAATTGATTGCTGATGTGGCTGATTTATATTTGTTAAAACGTGACGAATTGCTCCAGCTGGAACGGATGGGAGAAAAATCTGTCGACAATTTGTTGGCGGCGATTGAAGCATCAAAAGAAAATTCACTTGAACGGCTGTTGTTTGGGCTCGGCATCCGTTTTGTCGGTGCGAAGGCAGCGAAGACGCTAGCATATGAGTTTGAAACAATGGAACGGCTCCAAGAGGCAACGTTTGAACAATTGCTTGCCGTAAATGAGATTGGCGAGAAAATGGCGGACTCGATTGTCTCCTATTTTCAAAAGCCAGAGGTGTCAACGTTGTTAGAAAAACTAGCCAATGCAGGTGTAAACATGACATACACAGGACCGAAAAAAGCAGCGATGGACGAAGAAGACGGGGTATTCGCCGGCAAAACGGTTGTGCTGACCGGAAAACTGTCCCAGTGGACGCGGAAAGAAGCACAGGAAAAAATTGAAGCGCTCGGCGGCACAGTGACGAACAGTGTCAGCAAAAAGACCGATTTGGTTGTCGCTGGGGAAGATGCAGGTTCTAAACGGAAAAAAGCGGAGAGTATTGGAATTGAGATTTGGACAGAGGAACAGTTTACACAAGCGGTTGAACAAAGCGAACAGTAA
- a CDS encoding ABC transporter ATP-binding protein, which yields MEYVIEMNGIRKEFPGIVANDNVNLRLKKGEIHALLGENGAGKSTLMNILFGLYQPEQGEIKVRGEKVAITSPNVAGKLGIGMVHQHFMLVDSFTVTENIILGMEPTKGGRINKKKASKEIAALSAQYGLAVDPDALVKDISVGMQQRIEILKTLYRGADILIFDEPTAVLTPQEIKELMDIMKKLTEEGKSIILITHKLKEIKQICDVCTVIRRGRGIGTVEVASATTAELAEMMVGREVNFHVQKTPAVPKDTVLEVKNLYVKDGRGVEMVQQLDLTIRAGEIVGLAGIEGNGQSELIAAIAGLLPVEKGEIRLNGQNVADLSPRKVTEAGVGHIPEDRHKLGLVLDFSVQENMVLQTYYQAPYSRNGLLNAEAIKAKSKELVADYDVRTPSVETAARALSGGNQQKAIIAREVDRSPDLLIAAQPTRGLDVGAIETIHERLVKERDKGRAVLLMSLELDEILSVSDRIAVIHKGQIVDIVEADQTNEKELGLLMAGGSREKGVEASELE from the coding sequence ATGGAATATGTCATTGAGATGAACGGCATCCGCAAAGAATTCCCAGGCATTGTAGCGAATGATAACGTCAATCTTCGCTTGAAAAAAGGGGAAATCCATGCCCTTTTAGGGGAAAATGGCGCTGGAAAGTCGACACTAATGAACATTTTGTTTGGCCTTTATCAGCCAGAGCAAGGAGAAATCAAAGTCCGGGGCGAAAAAGTAGCGATCACAAGCCCAAATGTTGCTGGCAAACTTGGAATTGGCATGGTCCATCAGCACTTTATGCTCGTTGATTCGTTTACGGTTACGGAAAATATCATTCTCGGCATGGAACCGACAAAAGGCGGCCGCATCAATAAGAAAAAAGCGAGCAAGGAAATTGCAGCCCTGTCTGCCCAGTATGGCCTTGCCGTCGATCCTGATGCATTGGTCAAAGATATTTCAGTCGGCATGCAGCAACGGATTGAAATTTTAAAAACGCTGTATCGTGGCGCGGACATCCTCATTTTTGACGAACCGACGGCCGTGCTGACGCCCCAAGAAATCAAAGAATTGATGGACATTATGAAAAAGCTGACTGAAGAAGGCAAATCCATCATTTTAATTACACATAAGCTAAAAGAAATCAAACAAATTTGCGACGTTTGTACCGTCATTCGACGCGGCCGCGGGATTGGCACCGTCGAAGTGGCAAGCGCGACAACAGCCGAGCTAGCAGAAATGATGGTTGGCCGTGAAGTCAATTTCCATGTACAAAAAACGCCGGCTGTGCCAAAAGATACTGTACTTGAAGTAAAAAATCTTTATGTCAAAGACGGCCGTGGCGTGGAAATGGTCCAACAGCTTGATTTAACAATTCGCGCCGGCGAGATTGTCGGTCTTGCTGGCATTGAAGGGAACGGCCAATCGGAGTTAATCGCAGCGATTGCCGGTTTGCTCCCGGTAGAAAAAGGAGAAATTCGGTTAAACGGACAAAACGTTGCTGATCTCAGCCCCCGCAAAGTAACGGAAGCGGGCGTCGGTCATATTCCTGAAGACCGCCATAAACTTGGCCTTGTCCTTGACTTCAGCGTTCAAGAAAACATGGTGCTGCAGACGTATTACCAAGCGCCATACTCGCGAAATGGTCTGCTGAACGCGGAAGCCATCAAGGCAAAATCAAAAGAATTAGTCGCAGACTACGATGTACGGACGCCTTCTGTTGAAACGGCGGCAAGAGCCTTGTCTGGGGGCAACCAACAAAAAGCGATTATTGCCCGTGAAGTAGACCGTTCTCCAGACCTGTTGATTGCGGCACAGCCAACAAGAGGTCTGGATGTCGGTGCGATTGAAACGATCCATGAACGTCTTGTGAAAGAACGTGACAAAGGCAGAGCAGTATTGCTCATGTCCCTTGAACTTGATGAAATTCTTAGCGTGAGCGACCGGATTGCCGTGATCCACAAAGGCCAGATTGTCGATATCGTGGAAGCCGACCAAACAAATGAAAAGGAGCTCGGCCTGTTAATGGCTGGAGGCAGCCGTGAAAAAGGAGTGGAAGCAAGTGAACTTGAATAA
- a CDS encoding CamS family sex pheromone protein: MKRVGILGLASAVLLSGCNFFGGEEDDEANTPDVSEADESLTVVPSVPSEENYYASVLQDGAYVHGQTRGYGLDLGYSRKDLDWLELGLEDIAKERFDPNDYFFQEGTHLSRDTVKSWLLRYDEEENPNGLNPPLGGGDDPMEQEKNSPWVLANVLEQNYMNVNDEGDYSTGGVALGLSLYSEYEFTHDGKSDSVPISAAVQEEKGMEFAETIVNRMREGVDSEEDLSDVPIVVALFSQQPKDAVNAGHFFKVGTFEPGENPHWVDINQEHVHFPSPAANEDHRDDADRFAQFRTDVQAFFANNVGVVGRARYEDNQMVKLNVDVNIQYKGKTEVVALTQYIAGQVEEYYENIPVDVNISALSGSLESIVSYHPDREPFIHIIN, translated from the coding sequence ATGAAGCGTGTGGGGATACTTGGTTTGGCAAGCGCTGTTCTCCTCTCCGGCTGCAATTTCTTTGGCGGCGAAGAGGATGATGAAGCCAATACGCCTGATGTTTCGGAAGCGGATGAATCGTTAACCGTTGTCCCGTCGGTACCGTCAGAGGAGAACTATTATGCAAGCGTCCTGCAAGATGGGGCATATGTGCATGGACAAACGCGTGGCTATGGCCTTGATTTAGGTTATAGCCGCAAAGACTTGGATTGGCTTGAGCTGGGACTGGAGGACATTGCCAAAGAACGGTTCGATCCAAACGATTACTTTTTTCAGGAGGGCACCCATCTTTCTCGCGATACGGTAAAGTCATGGTTGCTTCGCTACGATGAAGAAGAAAATCCGAATGGGCTAAATCCACCTTTGGGCGGAGGGGATGACCCGATGGAACAAGAGAAAAACAGCCCTTGGGTGCTAGCGAACGTACTCGAGCAAAACTACATGAATGTAAATGATGAAGGCGACTATTCAACAGGCGGTGTGGCCCTCGGTTTATCGCTATATAGCGAATACGAATTTACCCATGACGGAAAGTCAGATTCTGTACCGATCAGCGCTGCTGTCCAAGAGGAAAAAGGAATGGAGTTTGCTGAAACGATTGTCAATCGGATGCGTGAAGGCGTCGACTCGGAGGAAGACTTGAGCGACGTGCCGATTGTCGTGGCGCTATTTAGCCAACAGCCTAAGGATGCTGTCAATGCGGGCCATTTTTTTAAAGTAGGCACATTTGAACCAGGAGAAAACCCTCACTGGGTAGATATTAACCAAGAGCATGTCCATTTCCCTTCACCTGCAGCCAATGAAGACCATCGTGACGATGCGGACCGCTTTGCCCAATTCCGTACCGATGTGCAAGCCTTCTTCGCAAATAATGTCGGCGTCGTTGGCAGAGCACGTTATGAAGACAATCAAATGGTAAAGCTCAATGTTGACGTTAATATCCAATATAAAGGCAAGACGGAAGTTGTCGCCTTAACACAATACATTGCCGGCCAAGTCGAAGAATACTATGAAAACATACCAGTAGATGTAAACATTTCAGCGCTTTCCGGTTCACTCGAGAGCATTGTCTCGTATCATCCAGACCGGGAGCCGTTTATTCACATTATCAACTAA
- a CDS encoding DinB family protein, which produces MKPFFEYNWQVRREWYEWCEQLSEKELLAERTGGVGSILRTLLHIVDVEWSWIRDLQGKPNPEEDFDSFKSLAKVRALDQAYHVEVKAFVDRWDEKMEENRYVEKGGNGKVCDDTWGIVMRHIIAHEIHHIGQLSVWAREIGKEPVSANVIGRKLAASQAE; this is translated from the coding sequence ATGAAACCGTTTTTTGAATACAATTGGCAAGTTCGTCGTGAGTGGTATGAGTGGTGTGAACAACTTAGCGAAAAAGAGCTGCTTGCTGAGCGGACAGGAGGGGTGGGCAGCATTTTAAGAACGTTGCTCCATATTGTCGATGTGGAATGGAGTTGGATTCGCGACTTGCAAGGAAAGCCCAACCCAGAGGAAGACTTTGATTCCTTTAAAAGTTTGGCGAAAGTGCGCGCGCTTGACCAAGCATACCATGTGGAAGTAAAGGCGTTTGTAGACCGCTGGGATGAGAAAATGGAAGAGAACCGTTATGTTGAAAAGGGAGGAAATGGCAAGGTGTGCGATGACACATGGGGCATCGTCATGCGCCATATCATTGCCCACGAAATCCATCATATTGGCCAATTGTCTGTTTGGGCGAGAGAGATTGGCAAGGAACCAGTTTCAGCGAATGTCATTGGCCGGAAGTTGGCCGCAAGTCAAGCTGAGTGA